A single window of Methylobacterium nodulans ORS 2060 DNA harbors:
- a CDS encoding ABC transporter ATP-binding protein: MDPLLTLSGLSVSYGGVAALSGLDLAVGRGETLALVGESGSGKSQAALAVMGLLPETARASGSVRFDGTELVGLPRPALDRIRGARIGMVFQEPMSALHPLFTIGHQIALPLRAHRGLSRRQARARALDLLSLVGLRDAGARLTAYPHELSGGERQRVMIAMALACEPDLLIADEPTTALDVTVQAQVLALLADLKTRLGLALLFITHDLRLVRRMAERTAVLRAGRLVEVGPTERLFLQPAAPETRDLLAAEPAGRKAPVPAGAPVVLEGSGITVSYPGRGGLLRRAAPRVAVRGIDLSLRAGQTLGVVGESGSGKSSLGRALLRLEPAATGIVRFEDRDLTRLDRAALRPLRRGFQPVFQDPNGSLSPRLNAGEIVAEGLRVHAPALSARERDARVAEAFAEVRLDPDWRHRFPHAFSGGQRQRIAIARAMILRPKVVVLDEPTSALDRTVQRDIVALLRDLQAAHGLAYLFISHDLAVVRALADTVLVLRDGCEVERGETQAVLERPRAAYTRALVAAAGLDTGPVETP, from the coding sequence ATGGACCCGCTCCTCACTTTAAGCGGGCTCTCGGTCTCCTATGGCGGGGTCGCGGCCCTGTCGGGGCTCGACCTCGCGGTCGGCCGGGGCGAGACGCTCGCCCTCGTCGGCGAATCGGGCTCCGGCAAGAGCCAGGCGGCCCTGGCGGTCATGGGCCTGCTGCCGGAGACCGCCCGTGCCTCCGGCTCGGTTCGGTTCGATGGGACCGAACTCGTCGGCCTGCCCCGTCCGGCCCTCGACCGCATCCGGGGGGCGCGCATCGGCATGGTGTTCCAGGAGCCGATGAGCGCGCTGCATCCGCTCTTCACCATCGGCCACCAGATCGCCCTGCCGTTGCGGGCCCATCGCGGCCTGTCGCGACGGCAGGCCCGCGCCCGGGCCCTCGACCTCCTGAGCCTCGTCGGCCTGCGCGATGCGGGGGCGCGGCTCACGGCCTATCCGCACGAGCTCTCGGGGGGCGAGCGCCAGCGGGTGATGATCGCGATGGCGCTCGCCTGCGAGCCCGACCTCCTCATCGCGGACGAGCCGACCACGGCCCTCGACGTCACGGTGCAGGCGCAGGTGCTGGCGCTGCTTGCCGACCTCAAGACCCGGCTCGGGCTGGCGCTCCTGTTCATCACCCACGACCTGCGCCTGGTGCGGCGGATGGCCGAGCGCACCGCCGTACTGCGGGCCGGGCGCCTCGTGGAAGTCGGGCCCACCGAGCGACTGTTCCTGCAGCCCGCGGCGCCCGAGACGCGCGACCTCCTCGCCGCCGAGCCTGCGGGGCGCAAGGCGCCGGTCCCGGCCGGGGCGCCCGTGGTGCTGGAGGGAAGCGGGATCACGGTGTCGTATCCGGGCCGCGGCGGGCTGTTGCGCCGGGCGGCCCCGCGGGTTGCCGTGCGGGGCATCGACCTGTCCCTGCGGGCCGGGCAGACGCTCGGGGTCGTGGGCGAATCGGGCTCGGGCAAGTCGAGCCTCGGGCGGGCGCTGCTGCGCCTCGAGCCGGCGGCGACCGGGATCGTGCGCTTCGAGGACCGCGACCTGACGCGGCTCGACCGGGCGGCTTTGCGCCCCCTGCGCCGAGGCTTCCAGCCGGTGTTCCAGGATCCGAACGGTTCGCTCTCGCCGCGGCTGAATGCGGGCGAGATCGTCGCGGAGGGCCTGCGGGTCCATGCGCCGGCCTTGAGCGCCCGCGAGCGCGACGCGCGGGTGGCCGAGGCCTTCGCGGAGGTGCGCCTCGATCCGGACTGGCGCCACCGTTTCCCGCATGCCTTCTCCGGCGGCCAGCGCCAGCGCATCGCCATCGCCCGGGCGATGATCCTGCGCCCGAAGGTCGTGGTGCTCGACGAGCCGACCTCCGCCCTCGACCGCACGGTGCAGCGGGACATCGTCGCGCTCCTGCGCGACCTCCAGGCGGCGCACGGCCTCGCCTACCTGTTCATCAGCCACGACCTCGCCGTGGTGCGCGCGCTCGCCGACACGGTGCTGGTGCTGCGCGACGGGTGCGAGGTGGAGCGGGGCGAGACGCAGGCCGTGCTGGAGCGCCCGCGCGCGGCCTATACGCGGGCGCTCGTCGCGGCGGCGGGGCTCGACACCGGACCGGTCGAGACACCGTGA